Proteins encoded in a region of the Stieleria neptunia genome:
- a CDS encoding hemolysin family protein: MIGSLCCFCLALVAEVEPVIEGSEAGGSGRTLLYLTIAVFLIILNGFFVAAEFALVKVRVSRIEQLAREGKLFANTARWLAERLDESLSACQLGITMASLALGWVGEPAFSKLVEPLLGWVGVTDEAVVKVIGFAIAFSVITGLHLVTGEQFPKIFAIRRPEQVLLWCAIPLKFFYVILYPFLTVLNIVTTYLLKLVGIRGASDHESVSTEDEIRALLTEAHVHGNLTRSEHRLINNVFEFDDLIVRRVMLPRGDVIFFDVNEPISVLRDLVRTTMHTRYPVCDRSLDKVLGVVHIKDLLTVPEADSDFDVRTIIRPPKKVHETMPISKVLRHFQATHQLLAFVIDEYGTITGMVTLENVLERIVGEVDDEFDNADPNIVPEGKAEFVVNGTTPIDEVRRRLAIPLNESDEADTISGMLMDFHQKILTQGDRIELEGAVAEVLEMKNDSATKIRFRLTTAE, encoded by the coding sequence ATGATCGGATCACTCTGTTGTTTTTGTCTGGCGCTGGTCGCCGAAGTCGAACCGGTCATCGAGGGCAGCGAGGCGGGGGGCAGCGGTCGGACGCTGCTGTATCTGACCATCGCAGTGTTTCTGATCATTTTGAACGGCTTTTTTGTGGCCGCGGAATTTGCGCTCGTCAAAGTGCGTGTGTCGCGGATTGAGCAACTCGCCCGCGAAGGCAAGCTCTTTGCCAACACCGCCCGCTGGCTCGCCGAGCGTTTGGACGAATCGCTGTCGGCATGCCAGCTCGGGATCACCATGGCCTCCCTGGCGCTCGGCTGGGTCGGTGAGCCGGCGTTTTCCAAACTGGTCGAACCGTTGCTGGGCTGGGTGGGCGTGACCGATGAAGCAGTCGTCAAGGTGATCGGATTTGCGATCGCGTTTTCGGTGATCACCGGGTTGCATTTGGTGACCGGCGAACAGTTCCCAAAGATCTTTGCCATTCGCCGCCCCGAACAGGTGTTGTTGTGGTGTGCGATTCCGCTCAAGTTCTTCTACGTCATCCTGTATCCGTTTCTCACGGTTCTGAATATCGTCACGACGTATCTGTTGAAATTGGTGGGTATCCGCGGGGCGTCGGATCACGAATCGGTCAGCACGGAAGACGAGATCCGCGCGTTGCTGACGGAGGCCCATGTGCATGGCAATCTGACGCGCAGCGAACATCGTCTGATTAACAACGTCTTTGAATTCGATGATCTGATCGTGCGTCGCGTGATGTTGCCCCGCGGCGACGTCATTTTCTTTGATGTCAACGAACCGATTTCGGTCCTTCGCGACCTGGTTCGGACGACCATGCACACGCGCTACCCCGTCTGTGACCGATCGTTGGACAAGGTGCTCGGCGTGGTGCACATCAAGGACTTGTTGACGGTTCCCGAGGCGGATTCGGATTTCGATGTCCGGACCATCATTCGTCCTCCCAAGAAAGTCCACGAGACGATGCCGATCAGCAAGGTGCTGAGACATTTTCAGGCGACGCATCAGTTGTTGGCGTTTGTGATCGACGAATACGGCACGATCACGGGGATGGTGACGCTGGAAAATGTGCTGGAGCGGATCGTCGGTGAAGTCGACGATGAGTTTGACAACGCCGATCCGAACATCGTTCCCGAAGGCAAAGCTGAATTTGTGGTCAACGGCACGACACCGATCGATGAGGTGCGACGGCGACTGGCCATTCCGCTGAACGAATCCGACGAGGCGGACACGATCAGCGGCATGCTGATGGATTTTCATCAGAAGATTCTGACCCAGGGTGATCGCATCGAATTGGAAGGAGCGGTCGCGGAGGTTTTGGAGATGAAGAACGATAGCGCCACCAAGATCCGTTTCCGGCTGACGACCGCGGAGTGA
- a CDS encoding N-formylglutamate amidohydrolase: MSDAIWRVQRGEGPLVATAVHDGHAMRDDVLSQVKLDDRGRLREEDPFTGLWTKCAPTRVIGLRSRFEVDLNRPRDKAVYRTPEDAWGLTVWKDHPADEMFATSLDQYDAFYAAMQAMLSGIVAEQGHFVLYDLHTYNHRRTGPTGAIADPLENPQVNIGTGTMDRRRWGHVVDALIEGLREFDFPGGKLDVRENVKFRGGNWPRWIHETFPTSGVAIAIEFKKFFMDEWSGQPDPAAVDAISDALQYSVPFVMDAFNHPRLV; encoded by the coding sequence ATGAGCGACGCGATTTGGCGAGTTCAGCGAGGCGAAGGCCCGTTGGTGGCGACCGCGGTCCACGACGGACACGCGATGCGCGACGACGTGTTGTCGCAGGTCAAACTCGATGACCGTGGTCGGCTCCGTGAAGAAGACCCGTTCACCGGACTCTGGACCAAGTGTGCGCCCACACGGGTCATCGGATTGCGGTCACGGTTCGAAGTCGATTTGAACCGCCCTCGCGACAAAGCGGTTTACCGGACGCCTGAGGATGCGTGGGGGTTGACGGTTTGGAAGGACCATCCGGCCGATGAAATGTTTGCAACATCATTGGACCAGTACGATGCGTTCTATGCTGCGATGCAAGCGATGCTGAGCGGCATCGTGGCGGAGCAGGGACACTTCGTCCTCTACGATTTGCACACCTACAATCACCGACGGACCGGGCCGACCGGAGCAATCGCCGATCCACTGGAAAACCCACAGGTCAACATCGGCACGGGAACGATGGACCGCCGGCGTTGGGGGCACGTGGTGGACGCCTTGATCGAAGGGTTGCGAGAGTTCGACTTCCCGGGCGGCAAACTGGATGTCCGAGAGAACGTCAAGTTTCGTGGCGGCAATTGGCCGCGTTGGATTCATGAAACGTTTCCGACGTCCGGTGTCGCGATCGCGATCGAATTCAAAAAGTTCTTCATGGACGAGTGGAGCGGCCAGCCGGATCCCGCCGCCGTCGACGCGATTTCGGATGCCCTTCAATACTCGGTGCCCTTTGTCATGGACGCCTTCAACCACCCGCGGCTTGTTTAG
- a CDS encoding flavohemoglobin expression-modulating QEGLA motif protein — protein MTTTTHGKRTIAKAETNRVPESLIAAVRDRLSRNERVRRTLPHKGRLHIDRQVPFLCVYRQPPEYDDAGTEQLVRGEASYLIGSGASEFHDSLSKLVGTVVKTLSAEFGAFLIVEIWSSPDGGKANDPAVPSVLPTFTIQAPGTAKLDNAVESLRKRLQKMKILKHGVEVQVVRGGTICPPGMKPLIDSPRAREMNCWKIGLMVPPVFRKANTSVEFPLLMGQLRRSLSHALRHAYFQFACDRTTHSPDHFHTLGRKAVVKAVWDIDRQLAEVSNQFDYLLQLTPVNPTSAWKEFEAGQCKHPPEFHYRPLPVDPALLKRQLYKIPIERVEDPSLQRLFEEKQEELELKLTMLRDRDTPRFKHLSMALFGGVNDAVLRIAKELLTTLPAKSSPSKANLFSAKQFAACVQKEIDHYRGVCPDFKAKVVISDDASGLIVSRGRLMVNSDLMLAEDRVAALLAHEVGTHLVTYYNGRLQPFQQLYSGLAGYEELQEGLAVLSEYLVGGLTTSRIRQLGARVVAVRQMVDGASFVENFHSIHDDFGLSKRAAYNVVMRVYRGGGLTKDCVYLRGLIAILKYVQKGGDLNPLLVGKMAVKHIPIIKELQYRGVLSKAPITPRFMQDPLAIGRLAKLRGGVGSVVDLVSELKTNGSVG, from the coding sequence ATGACCACCACCACACACGGAAAACGAACGATTGCCAAGGCCGAAACGAACCGCGTCCCGGAATCGTTGATCGCGGCGGTTCGCGATCGATTGTCACGGAACGAACGCGTGCGTCGGACGTTGCCGCACAAGGGGCGCCTGCACATCGACCGACAAGTTCCGTTTCTGTGCGTTTATCGCCAACCGCCGGAATACGATGATGCCGGAACCGAGCAGCTGGTGCGGGGCGAGGCCTCGTACTTGATCGGGTCGGGAGCGTCAGAGTTTCATGACAGTCTGTCGAAGCTGGTGGGGACGGTCGTCAAGACGCTGTCGGCGGAATTTGGCGCGTTTCTGATCGTCGAAATCTGGTCGTCGCCCGACGGTGGCAAGGCCAACGATCCCGCGGTGCCATCGGTGTTGCCGACGTTTACGATTCAAGCACCCGGCACCGCCAAACTGGACAACGCCGTCGAGTCACTTCGCAAACGTCTTCAGAAAATGAAGATTCTGAAACACGGAGTTGAGGTCCAAGTGGTTCGCGGCGGCACGATCTGTCCGCCGGGAATGAAGCCGCTGATCGATTCGCCACGTGCGCGTGAAATGAACTGTTGGAAGATCGGTTTGATGGTCCCACCCGTGTTCCGCAAAGCGAACACCTCCGTCGAGTTTCCGCTCCTAATGGGCCAGTTGCGGAGAAGTCTCAGTCATGCGCTTCGACACGCTTATTTTCAGTTTGCTTGTGACCGGACGACGCACAGCCCTGATCACTTCCATACGCTGGGTCGAAAAGCGGTGGTCAAAGCGGTTTGGGACATCGACCGGCAACTCGCCGAAGTCAGTAATCAATTCGATTATTTGCTTCAATTAACGCCGGTCAATCCGACCAGCGCTTGGAAAGAGTTCGAAGCCGGTCAGTGCAAGCATCCGCCCGAGTTTCATTATCGTCCGCTGCCGGTCGATCCGGCGCTGTTGAAACGACAACTCTATAAGATTCCGATCGAACGTGTCGAAGATCCCTCATTGCAGCGACTTTTTGAAGAGAAGCAGGAAGAGCTGGAATTGAAGCTCACCATGCTGAGGGACCGAGACACGCCGCGATTCAAGCACCTCAGTATGGCGCTGTTCGGCGGAGTCAACGATGCCGTGCTCCGCATTGCCAAAGAGTTATTGACGACACTGCCGGCGAAGTCTTCCCCGAGCAAGGCGAACCTGTTTTCAGCCAAGCAGTTTGCCGCGTGTGTTCAGAAGGAGATTGACCACTACCGTGGCGTTTGTCCGGATTTCAAAGCCAAAGTCGTCATTTCGGATGACGCCAGCGGGTTGATCGTCTCTCGCGGCAGGCTGATGGTGAACTCCGATTTGATGCTCGCAGAGGACCGAGTGGCGGCCTTGCTGGCACACGAAGTCGGAACACACCTGGTGACCTATTACAACGGCCGATTGCAACCGTTTCAGCAACTCTATTCGGGGCTGGCTGGATATGAAGAGTTACAGGAAGGTCTGGCGGTGTTGTCGGAGTACTTGGTCGGCGGATTGACCACCTCGCGGATCCGGCAGCTCGGCGCCCGTGTCGTCGCGGTCCGTCAGATGGTCGACGGCGCGTCCTTCGTCGAGAATTTTCATTCGATCCACGACGATTTTGGCTTGAGCAAGCGCGCGGCCTACAATGTCGTGATGCGGGTCTATCGCGGCGGCGGATTGACGAAAGACTGCGTTTATCTACGCGGGCTGATCGCGATTTTGAAATACGTGCAAAAGGGCGGCGACTTGAATCCGCTGCTGGTCGGCAAGATGGCGGTTAAGCACATACCGATCATCAAAGAATTGCAATATCGCGGCGTGCTCAGCAAGGCGCCGATCACGCCACGATTCATGCAAGACCCGCTAGCGATCGGGCGGCTGGCAAAGCTACGGGGCGGCGTCGGCTCTGTCGTCGATTTGGTGTCGGAACTCAAGACAAATGGAAGTGTCGGATGA
- a CDS encoding glutathione synthetase, with translation MRLGIVVNVMGSEEAGATTYRLAAEATSLGHEVWIVSTGNLSYDANDTIGAFARMVPPGKYSSQKYLTLLKGPKAINEWITVDDLDVLLLRSNPSVQRAWAQSAGIHFGRLAMRHGVIVLNDPNGLSKAMNKLYLQTFPEPVRPRTVVTRSLSRVTAFLKAEKTIILKPLQGSGGTGVFIARSDENHNMEDIFESVSRDGYVIAQQYLPAAAEGDTRLFLMNGLPLRHKGKYAAFRRVRTGDDIRSNIHAGGRLRRAVVNDTMFELAEMVRPRLVEDGMFLVGLDIVGDKLMEINVFSPGGLGSAQKFEKVNFTHAVLDALERKVDYMRYYRRNFSNVELATL, from the coding sequence ATGAGATTGGGAATCGTCGTCAATGTGATGGGCAGCGAAGAAGCCGGTGCGACCACGTATCGTTTGGCCGCCGAAGCGACCAGCCTGGGGCATGAGGTCTGGATCGTCAGTACGGGAAATCTGTCCTACGACGCCAACGACACGATCGGTGCGTTCGCCCGGATGGTGCCGCCAGGGAAATACAGTTCGCAAAAGTACCTAACGCTGCTCAAAGGCCCCAAGGCGATCAACGAATGGATCACGGTCGACGATTTGGACGTGTTGCTATTGCGCAGCAATCCATCGGTTCAGCGTGCCTGGGCTCAATCCGCCGGCATCCACTTCGGTCGACTCGCCATGCGTCATGGCGTGATCGTGTTGAACGATCCCAACGGATTGTCCAAAGCGATGAACAAGTTGTATTTGCAGACCTTTCCCGAACCGGTTCGTCCACGAACGGTGGTCACCCGCAGTCTGAGTCGCGTGACGGCGTTTCTTAAAGCGGAAAAAACGATCATTCTGAAACCGTTGCAGGGTTCCGGTGGGACGGGGGTTTTTATCGCGCGGAGCGATGAAAACCACAACATGGAGGACATCTTTGAATCGGTCAGCCGTGACGGTTACGTGATTGCCCAACAGTACCTGCCGGCTGCGGCGGAAGGCGACACACGGTTGTTTTTGATGAACGGGCTGCCGCTGCGTCACAAGGGAAAATACGCCGCGTTCCGACGCGTTCGCACCGGCGACGACATACGCAGCAACATTCACGCCGGCGGTCGGCTCCGTAGGGCCGTTGTCAACGACACGATGTTCGAACTGGCCGAAATGGTCCGTCCGCGATTGGTCGAGGACGGCATGTTCTTGGTCGGGCTGGACATCGTGGGCGACAAGCTGATGGAGATCAACGTTTTCTCCCCGGGCGGTTTGGGCAGTGCCCAGAAATTCGAAAAAGTCAACTTCACCCACGCGGTGCTCGACGCTTTGGAACGAAAGGTCGACTACATGCGGTACTACCGGCGCAACTTTAGCAACGTTGAGCTGGCTACTCTTTGA
- a CDS encoding glutathione synthetase: MKIGFVVNDVLTEEAGYSTTRLGCEAVNQGHEVFVIGVGDFAYDPDESIRARARSVPQKKYGNHEAYLKDLQGQKSVKSRVTVDDLDVLMLRNVPSDDYLKRPWASSSAAEFGRVAMRHGVIVVNDPNGLSKASTKMYFQLFPEEVRPRTLITRDRDEIKDFAKSEGRCVLKPLQGSGGASVFLVTESDIPNLNQMIDAVSRDGFVIAQEYLPAAADGDMRLFIMNGRPLQVKGKYAAFRRVRSGGDMRSNIHAGGKLAAAEIGELELKIAEIVRPKLVQDGMFLVGLDIVGDKLMEINVFSPGGLGSAQKFTKINFNKYVIAALERKVNYMQYYGRNFDNVDMCTL; this comes from the coding sequence ATGAAAATTGGATTTGTAGTCAACGATGTTTTGACCGAAGAGGCGGGCTATTCCACCACGCGTCTGGGCTGTGAAGCCGTCAATCAAGGCCACGAGGTGTTTGTCATCGGTGTCGGCGATTTCGCCTACGACCCGGACGAATCGATCCGCGCCCGGGCCCGCAGCGTGCCGCAAAAAAAGTACGGCAACCACGAAGCGTATTTGAAGGATTTGCAGGGCCAGAAGTCCGTCAAATCGCGAGTCACGGTGGATGATCTGGATGTGCTGATGCTTCGCAACGTGCCCTCGGACGACTATCTGAAACGCCCCTGGGCATCCTCGTCGGCCGCCGAGTTCGGCCGCGTGGCGATGCGGCACGGTGTGATCGTGGTCAACGATCCGAACGGATTGTCCAAAGCGTCGACCAAGATGTACTTTCAACTGTTTCCCGAAGAAGTCCGTCCGCGAACGCTGATCACCCGTGATCGCGACGAGATCAAGGACTTTGCCAAATCCGAAGGCCGCTGCGTGCTCAAGCCGCTGCAGGGTTCGGGCGGGGCGAGCGTGTTTCTGGTCACCGAGAGCGACATCCCGAACTTGAACCAAATGATCGACGCGGTCAGCCGAGACGGATTTGTGATCGCCCAAGAGTATTTGCCGGCGGCTGCCGATGGCGACATGCGGTTGTTCATCATGAACGGCCGACCGCTGCAGGTGAAAGGAAAATACGCCGCGTTTCGACGTGTCCGCAGCGGCGGCGACATGCGCAGCAACATCCACGCCGGCGGCAAGCTGGCGGCGGCAGAGATCGGCGAGTTGGAACTGAAGATTGCCGAGATCGTGCGTCCAAAACTGGTCCAAGACGGGATGTTCCTGGTCGGCTTGGACATCGTCGGTGACAAATTAATGGAGATCAACGTGTTCAGCCCCGGTGGGCTGGGCAGCGCCCAGAAGTTTACAAAAATCAATTTCAACAAGTACGTGATCGCGGCGTTGGAACGCAAAGTGAACTACATGCAGTACTACGGACGCAACTTCGACAACGTCGACATGTGCACGCTGTGA
- a CDS encoding flavohemoglobin expression-modulating QEGLA motif protein yields MLTSQVSEDHEAISDAVIEGICVRLAEDKRIRQRLPGGGILQMDRLLPFLCVYRRNPRRRDEGTARLVMSEASFLCAPGTAPVRTGLKRLVLRIAETAIERLGSFLILEVWSGEDRPQYDPSTGEIELPRPEFQLLTRRPHRPEGTVATLQFALQQISLHRKKAAVRVNMHAQNHPPGMTALIPESIETKIGCHVLGLEVRPVYRDPESGEVYDRVATSFVRDVSHSLKKGFFAFALHRTEVRPQHYFSLGVSRLSKQVLVIDRQLADLSRQFKFLLLVTPINAERAWEKFSESGFRKTPVFQYRPLDVDPLLLKRRLMKIPTERVTDPTLAYVLRQAQSELDRQISMLADIGTRRFLPGSLQVFEGVKPKLRELSLEILKTLSHRESASKELPLLDATAFAQRANAEIQYYRDQSPAFLAQASVRDDMFSGLMVAGAELLIGRETRIAERRADALLQHEVGTHLVTYFNGASQPLRLLQVGLSGYDALQEGLAVLAEYLVGGLSGARMRTLAARVIAVGDMIRGETFASVFAQLVDGFGFEPRTAYTITMRVFRGGGLTKDALYLQGLVEILDYLGGGGEVEPLLTGKIAVEHVPVVRELLFRGILRPPALRPKYLDSPEAQVRLDGIHSRTTVLDLIDNEKGL; encoded by the coding sequence ATGTTGACGTCCCAGGTTAGCGAAGACCACGAGGCGATTTCCGACGCGGTGATCGAAGGGATTTGTGTGCGTTTGGCCGAAGACAAGCGGATTCGGCAGCGGCTGCCCGGCGGCGGGATCCTGCAGATGGATCGGTTGTTGCCATTTCTGTGCGTCTATCGCCGCAACCCTCGACGACGTGATGAAGGCACGGCGCGGCTGGTGATGTCCGAGGCGTCGTTCCTGTGCGCCCCCGGCACAGCTCCCGTCCGCACGGGTTTGAAGCGTCTGGTGCTCCGGATTGCCGAAACCGCGATCGAGCGTCTCGGTTCGTTTTTGATCCTCGAAGTCTGGTCCGGCGAAGATCGCCCCCAGTACGATCCGTCGACCGGGGAGATCGAATTGCCGCGTCCCGAGTTTCAGTTGTTGACACGGCGTCCGCACCGACCCGAAGGCACGGTGGCGACGTTGCAGTTCGCGCTGCAGCAGATCAGTCTTCATCGCAAGAAGGCCGCGGTGCGAGTCAACATGCATGCCCAGAATCATCCACCCGGCATGACGGCGTTGATTCCCGAATCGATCGAAACAAAGATCGGATGCCATGTGTTGGGACTGGAGGTCCGACCGGTCTATCGCGACCCGGAATCCGGCGAAGTCTACGACCGTGTGGCGACCTCGTTTGTTCGCGACGTGTCTCATTCGTTGAAAAAAGGCTTCTTCGCCTTCGCGCTCCATCGAACAGAGGTTCGCCCGCAGCACTATTTCTCACTCGGCGTCAGTCGTTTGTCCAAGCAAGTGCTGGTCATCGATCGGCAGTTGGCCGACCTGAGCCGACAATTCAAATTTCTGCTGTTGGTCACTCCGATCAATGCCGAACGCGCCTGGGAGAAGTTTTCCGAATCGGGGTTCCGCAAAACCCCGGTCTTTCAGTACCGGCCGTTGGATGTTGACCCGTTGCTGCTGAAGCGGCGGCTGATGAAGATTCCCACCGAACGTGTGACCGATCCGACGTTGGCGTATGTGCTCAGGCAAGCCCAGTCCGAACTGGATCGGCAGATTTCGATGCTGGCCGATATCGGAACCCGTCGCTTTTTGCCGGGCAGTTTGCAAGTCTTTGAAGGCGTCAAACCGAAGCTTCGTGAGCTGTCCCTGGAGATTCTGAAAACGCTGAGCCATCGCGAGTCGGCGTCCAAGGAATTGCCGCTGCTCGACGCAACCGCCTTTGCCCAACGGGCGAATGCCGAAATCCAATACTATCGGGATCAATCCCCCGCGTTTCTGGCCCAGGCCAGCGTCCGCGACGACATGTTTTCGGGGTTGATGGTGGCCGGCGCGGAACTGTTGATCGGTCGCGAAACTCGGATCGCCGAACGACGCGCCGACGCGCTGCTGCAACATGAAGTCGGAACGCATTTGGTCACTTACTTCAACGGAGCGAGTCAGCCGCTGCGATTGTTACAGGTCGGGTTGTCGGGTTATGACGCGTTGCAGGAGGGGCTGGCCGTGCTGGCGGAGTACCTGGTCGGCGGATTGAGTGGTGCGCGAATGCGAACGCTGGCCGCACGCGTGATCGCCGTCGGCGATATGATTCGGGGCGAGACGTTCGCGAGTGTCTTTGCGCAACTCGTCGACGGATTCGGTTTCGAACCGCGGACGGCCTACACGATCACGATGCGAGTGTTTCGTGGCGGCGGCTTGACGAAAGATGCGTTGTACCTGCAGGGCTTGGTCGAAATCTTGGACTATTTGGGCGGCGGTGGTGAAGTCGAGCCGCTGTTGACCGGCAAGATCGCCGTCGAACATGTTCCGGTCGTCCGTGAACTGCTGTTCCGAGGCATCCTGCGTCCACCGGCGCTGCGCCCCAAATACCTGGACTCGCCCGAGGCGCAGGTGCGACTCGACGGTATCCATTCCCGGACCACGGTTCTTGATCTCATCGACAACGAAAAGGGTTTATGA
- a CDS encoding glutathione synthetase, with product MMRIGFLVNDVTTEAGNFTTSRLGQSAVNLGHEVWVMGVGDLAYDPDGMIRARACSVPKKRYSNSETYTAELQGKKGVRSRITVDELDVLMLRNVPSDDYLSRPWAATTASEFARTAMRHGVIVLSDPTGLSQASSKMYFQLFPEEVRPKTLITRDRDDIKHFAKEEGKIVIKPLQGSGGASVFLVRPEDIPNLNQMIDAVSRDGFVIAQEFLPAAEQGDTRLFVMNGRPLRVKGKYAAFRRVRSGGDMRSNIHAGGQKAAAEIDHTALRIAEIVRPKLVQDGMFLVGLDIVGDKLMEINVFSPGGLGSAQQFEKVNFSAHVIEAIERKVDYMQYYGRNFDNIEMCTL from the coding sequence ATGATGCGCATCGGCTTTCTCGTCAACGACGTCACCACAGAAGCGGGCAATTTCACCACCAGTCGGTTAGGCCAGTCGGCGGTCAATCTCGGACATGAAGTCTGGGTGATGGGCGTGGGCGATTTAGCATACGACCCCGACGGCATGATTCGCGCTCGAGCCTGCTCGGTTCCCAAGAAACGCTATAGCAATTCGGAGACTTACACGGCGGAGCTGCAAGGCAAGAAGGGCGTCCGCAGTCGCATCACCGTCGACGAGTTGGATGTGTTGATGCTGCGCAACGTCCCCTCGGACGACTATCTGTCACGCCCTTGGGCGGCGACCACAGCCAGCGAATTTGCACGGACCGCGATGCGACACGGGGTGATCGTGCTGAGCGACCCGACAGGTTTGTCGCAAGCGTCAAGCAAGATGTATTTTCAACTGTTTCCCGAAGAGGTGCGGCCCAAGACGCTGATCACCCGCGACCGCGATGACATCAAGCATTTCGCCAAAGAGGAGGGAAAGATCGTCATCAAACCGCTGCAGGGTTCCGGGGGCGCGAGCGTCTTCTTGGTGCGTCCGGAGGACATTCCCAACCTGAACCAGATGATCGACGCGGTCAGCCGAGACGGGTTTGTGATCGCCCAGGAGTTTCTGCCCGCGGCCGAGCAGGGCGATACTCGATTGTTCGTGATGAACGGTCGACCGCTCCGCGTCAAAGGCAAGTACGCCGCATTTCGACGCGTCCGCAGCGGTGGCGACATGCGCAGTAACATTCATGCGGGGGGGCAAAAGGCGGCAGCCGAAATCGACCACACCGCGCTGCGAATCGCTGAGATTGTGCGTCCCAAGTTGGTTCAAGACGGCATGTTTTTGGTCGGTTTGGACATCGTGGGTGACAAATTGATGGAAATCAATGTGTTCAGCCCCGGCGGGTTGGGGAGCGCCCAACAGTTCGAAAAGGTCAACTTCTCGGCACACGTGATCGAGGCGATCGAACGCAAAGTGGACTACATGCAGTACTACGGACGCAACTTCGACAACATCGAAATGTGCACGTTGTAA
- a CDS encoding chemotaxis protein CheW, with amino-acid sequence MKNILVFEIDERQLGISADLVVEVVRAVTPLSLPRVPETVMGIINLRGEVVPVLDTRKCLRLSAMPVRHTDHLVIIRDDALCYALHADRAVDLATLQADATDDEDSEPAGQLAKTSLGFVQLLNPWDLLSADDRAELASIVSSAPAAEANG; translated from the coding sequence GTGAAGAACATCCTCGTATTCGAGATCGATGAGCGGCAACTGGGCATTTCCGCCGATTTGGTGGTCGAGGTCGTCCGCGCAGTGACGCCCCTGTCGTTGCCTCGTGTTCCCGAAACCGTGATGGGGATCATCAATCTTCGCGGCGAGGTGGTTCCGGTGCTGGACACGCGCAAGTGTTTGCGATTATCGGCAATGCCGGTTCGCCACACGGATCACCTGGTGATCATTCGCGACGACGCCTTGTGTTATGCCTTGCACGCCGATCGTGCGGTCGATCTGGCAACGCTGCAGGCCGATGCGACCGACGACGAGGATTCCGAACCGGCCGGACAGCTCGCCAAGACCTCGCTCGGGTTCGTCCAGTTGCTCAATCCCTGGGATTTGTTGAGCGCCGATGATCGGGCGGAGTTGGCGTCCATCGTCTCGTCCGCGCCGGCGGCGGAGGCGAACGGCTGA